From one Mycobacterium colombiense CECT 3035 genomic stretch:
- the rplL gene encoding 50S ribosomal protein L7/L12 has product MAKMSTDDLLDAFKEMTLLELSDFVKKFEETFEVTAAAPVAVAAAGGGAAGGAPAEAAEEQSEFDVILEAAGDKKIGVIKVVREIVSGLGLKEAKDLVDGAPKPLLEKVAKEAADEAKTKLEAAGATVTVK; this is encoded by the coding sequence ATGGCAAAGATGTCTACTGACGACCTGCTCGACGCATTCAAGGAAATGACCCTGCTGGAGCTCTCCGACTTCGTGAAGAAGTTCGAGGAGACCTTCGAGGTCACCGCGGCCGCCCCGGTCGCCGTCGCCGCCGCCGGTGGTGGCGCCGCCGGCGGTGCGCCCGCCGAGGCCGCCGAGGAGCAGTCGGAGTTCGACGTCATCCTCGAGGCCGCCGGTGACAAGAAGATCGGCGTCATCAAGGTGGTCCGCGAGATCGTCTCCGGCCTGGGCCTCAAGGAGGCCAAGGACCTGGTCGACGGCGCGCCCAAGCCGCTGCTGGAGAAGGTGGCCAAGGAGGCCGCCGACGAGGCCAAGACCAAGCTCGAGGCCGCCGGCGCCACCGTCACCGTCAAGTAA
- a CDS encoding carotenoid oxygenase family protein, producing the protein MVTTETVKPANPYLEDFLAPVNAEVTAHDLRVTGHIPEHLDGRYLRNGPNPVAEVDPAVYHWFSGDAMVHGVALRDGQARWYRNRWVRTAHVCRALAQPAPRGLDPRAGMLSVGPNTNVLSHAGQTLALVEGGGANYRLTEELDTEGPCDFDGTLFGGYTAHPHRDPRTGELHAVSYAFTRGRTVQYSVIDTAGRARRTVDIEVGGSPMMHDFSLTDNYVVIYDLPVTFDPVQVMPADVPRWLSLPARLVMQSLIGRVRVPGPLTAMINRNREPINRMPYRWNPDYQARIGVMPREGGNKDIRWFDIEPCYVYHPLNAYSEMRDGTEVLVLDVVRYSRMFDRDLRGPGDSRPTLDRWTLNLATGAIASERRDDRPQEFPRINETLLGGRHRFGYTIGTDGGYLANGASEMSTALYKHDFATGSSAVAALDAGLLLGEMSFVPNPAARAEDDGILMGFGYHRDSDEGQLLMLDAQTLERVATVHLPQRVPMGFHGNWAPAG; encoded by the coding sequence ATGGTGACCACGGAAACCGTCAAACCCGCCAACCCCTATCTCGAGGACTTCCTGGCGCCGGTGAACGCCGAAGTCACCGCACACGATCTGCGCGTCACCGGGCACATTCCCGAACACCTCGACGGCCGCTACCTGCGCAACGGCCCCAACCCGGTCGCCGAGGTGGACCCGGCCGTCTACCACTGGTTCAGCGGCGACGCCATGGTGCACGGGGTGGCGCTGCGCGACGGGCAGGCCCGCTGGTACCGCAATCGCTGGGTGCGCACCGCGCACGTGTGCAGAGCATTGGCCCAGCCGGCGCCGCGGGGGTTGGACCCGCGCGCCGGGATGCTGTCCGTCGGCCCGAACACCAACGTGCTCAGCCATGCCGGGCAGACGCTCGCGCTCGTCGAGGGGGGCGGGGCGAACTATCGGCTGACCGAGGAGCTGGACACCGAGGGGCCGTGTGATTTCGACGGCACCCTGTTCGGCGGCTATACCGCCCATCCGCACCGCGATCCGCGCACCGGCGAATTGCACGCCGTGTCCTACGCCTTCACCCGCGGGCGCACCGTGCAGTACTCGGTGATCGACACCGCCGGCCGCGCCCGTCGCACCGTCGACATCGAGGTCGGCGGGTCGCCGATGATGCACGACTTCTCCCTGACCGACAACTACGTGGTGATCTACGACCTGCCGGTGACGTTCGATCCCGTGCAGGTGATGCCGGCGGACGTGCCGCGGTGGCTGAGTTTGCCGGCCCGGCTGGTGATGCAATCGCTGATCGGGCGCGTCCGCGTCCCGGGACCGCTGACCGCGATGATCAACCGCAATCGCGAGCCGATCAACCGGATGCCCTACCGCTGGAACCCTGACTACCAGGCGCGCATCGGAGTCATGCCGCGCGAGGGCGGCAATAAAGACATCCGCTGGTTCGACATCGAGCCCTGCTACGTCTACCACCCGCTCAACGCCTACTCCGAGATGCGCGATGGCACCGAGGTTTTGGTGCTCGATGTGGTCCGCTACTCGCGGATGTTCGACCGCGACCTGCGCGGCCCCGGCGACAGCCGGCCGACCCTGGATCGCTGGACCCTCAACCTCGCGACCGGGGCGATCGCCAGCGAACGCCGCGACGATCGCCCGCAGGAGTTCCCGCGCATCAACGAGACCCTGCTGGGCGGGCGGCACCGATTCGGCTACACCATCGGCACCGACGGCGGCTACCTGGCCAACGGTGCGTCCGAGATGTCCACCGCGCTCTACAAGCACGACTTCGCGACCGGATCGAGTGCCGTCGCCGCCCTCGATGCCGGCCTTTTGCTCGGCGAGATGTCCTTTGTGCCCAACCCCGCCGCCCGCGCCGAGGACGACGGCATCCTGATGGGCTTCGGCTATCACCGCGACAGCGATGAGGGCCAATTGCTCATGCTGGACGCGCAGACGCTCGAGCGGGTGGCCACCGTGCACCTGCCGCAGCGGGTGCCGATGGGCTTCCACGGCAACTGGGCGCCCGCTGGCTAA
- the rplJ gene encoding 50S ribosomal protein L10 translates to MARADKATAVADIAEQFKESTATLITEYRGLTVANLAELRRSLNGSATYSVAKNTLVKRAASEAGVEGLDELFAGPTAIAFVTGEAVDAAKAIKTFAKEHKALVIKGGYMDGRALTVAEVERIADLESREVLLAKLAGAMKGNLAKAAGLFNAPASQVARLAAALQEKKAAEGPAAAAAEPAAAEPAAEAPAEAAETPAEAE, encoded by the coding sequence ATGGCCAGGGCTGACAAGGCCACCGCCGTTGCAGACATCGCCGAGCAGTTCAAGGAATCGACCGCCACCCTGATCACGGAGTACCGCGGTCTGACCGTGGCCAACCTGGCCGAGCTGCGGCGCTCGCTCAACGGATCGGCCACCTACTCGGTGGCCAAGAACACGCTGGTGAAGCGGGCGGCATCGGAGGCCGGGGTGGAGGGGCTCGACGAGCTCTTCGCCGGCCCGACGGCCATCGCCTTCGTCACCGGGGAAGCGGTCGACGCCGCCAAGGCCATCAAGACCTTCGCCAAGGAACACAAGGCGCTGGTCATCAAGGGCGGCTACATGGACGGCCGTGCGCTCACGGTCGCCGAAGTCGAGCGCATCGCGGACCTCGAGTCGCGCGAGGTGCTGCTGGCCAAGCTGGCCGGTGCGATGAAGGGCAACCTCGCCAAGGCGGCGGGGCTGTTCAACGCTCCCGCTTCGCAGGTCGCCCGGCTCGCGGCGGCGCTGCAGGAGAAGAAGGCTGCGGAAGGTCCCGCGGCCGCCGCTGCGGAGCCCGCAGCCGCAGAACCCGCTGCGGAAGCACCCGCTGAGGCGGCGGAAACGCCGGCCGAAGCCGAATAA
- the rpoB gene encoding DNA-directed RNA polymerase subunit beta: MADFRQSKTDRPQSSSNGSSSNGSVPGAPNRVSFAKLREPLEVPGLLDVQIDSFEWLIGAPRWREAAMARGETAAGATPVGGLEEVLYELSPIEDFSGSMSLSFSDPRFDEVKAPVDECKDKDMTYAAPLFVTAEFINNNTGEIKSQTVFMGDFPMMTEKGTFIINGTERVVVSQLVRSPGVYFDETIDKSTEKLLHSVKVIPSRGAWLEFDVDKRDTVGVRIDRKRRQPVTVLLKALGWTNEQITERFGFSEIMMSTLEKDNTAGTDEALLDIYRKLRPGEPPTKESAQTLLENLFFKEKRYDLARVGRYKVNKKLGLNVGAPITSSTLTEEDVVATIEYLVRLHEGQATMTVPGGTEVPVETDDIDHFGNRRLRTVGELIQNQIRVGMSRMERVVRERMTTQDVEAITPQTLINIRPVVAAIKEFFGTSQLSQFMDQNNPLSGLTHKRRLSALGPGGLSRERAGLEVRDVHPSHYGRMCPIETPEGPNIGLIGSLSVYARVNPFGFIETPYRKVVDGVVSDEIHYLTADEEDRHVVAQANSPIDDKGRFEESRVLVRRKAGEVEYVPSSEVDYMDVSPRQMVSVATAMIPFLEHDDANRALMGANMQRQAVPLVRSEAPLVGTGMELRAAIDAGDVVVADKAGVIEEVSADYITVMADDGTRHTYRMRKFERSNHGTCANQSPIVDAGERVEAGQVIADGPCTENGEMALGKNLLVAIMPWEGHNYEDAIILSNRLVEEDVLTSIHIEEHEIDARDTKLGAEEITRDIPNVSDEVLADLDERGIVRIGAEVRDGDILVGKVTPKGETELTPEERLLRAIFGEKAREVRDTSLKVPHGESGKVIGIRVFSREDDDELPAGVNELVRVYVAQKRKISDGDKLAGRHGNKGVIGKILPQEDMPFLPDGTPVDIILNTHGVPRRMNIGQILETHLGWVAKSGWNIEGSPEWAVNLPEQLRHAQPDQIVSTPVFDGAKEEELQGMLSCTLPNRDGEVMVNGDGKAVLFDGRSGEPFPYPVTVGYMYIMKLHHLVDDKIHARSTGPYSMITQQPLGGKAQFGGQRFGEMECWAMQAYGAAYTLQELLTIKSDDTVGRVKVYEAIVKGENIPEPGIPESFKVLLKELQSLCLNVEVLSSDGAAIELREGEDEDLERAAANLGINLSRNESASVEDLA, encoded by the coding sequence TTGGCAGATTTCCGCCAGAGCAAGACGGATCGCCCACAAAGTTCCTCTAACGGAAGTTCTTCAAACGGCTCCGTGCCCGGAGCGCCCAACCGAGTTTCCTTCGCCAAGCTCCGCGAACCGCTCGAGGTTCCGGGGCTGCTCGACGTGCAGATCGACTCCTTCGAGTGGTTGATCGGCGCGCCGCGGTGGCGTGAGGCCGCGATGGCCCGCGGTGAGACCGCGGCAGGAGCGACTCCGGTGGGCGGCCTGGAAGAGGTGCTCTACGAGCTCTCGCCGATCGAGGACTTCTCCGGCTCGATGTCGCTGTCGTTCTCCGACCCCCGTTTCGACGAGGTCAAGGCGCCGGTCGACGAGTGCAAAGACAAGGACATGACGTACGCGGCCCCGCTGTTCGTCACGGCCGAGTTCATCAACAACAACACCGGCGAGATCAAGAGCCAGACGGTCTTCATGGGTGATTTCCCGATGATGACCGAAAAGGGCACCTTCATCATCAACGGGACCGAGCGTGTGGTGGTCAGCCAGCTGGTCCGCTCGCCGGGCGTGTACTTCGACGAGACCATCGACAAGTCGACCGAGAAGCTGCTGCACAGCGTCAAGGTGATCCCGAGCCGCGGCGCGTGGCTGGAGTTCGACGTCGACAAGCGCGACACCGTCGGCGTCCGCATCGACCGCAAGCGCCGCCAGCCGGTCACCGTGCTGCTCAAGGCGCTGGGCTGGACGAACGAGCAGATCACCGAGCGGTTCGGTTTCTCCGAGATCATGATGTCGACGCTGGAGAAGGACAACACCGCCGGCACTGACGAGGCGCTGCTGGACATCTACCGCAAGCTGCGTCCGGGCGAGCCGCCGACCAAGGAGTCGGCGCAGACCCTGCTGGAGAACCTGTTCTTCAAGGAGAAGCGCTACGACCTGGCCCGCGTCGGCCGCTACAAGGTCAACAAGAAGCTCGGCCTGAACGTCGGCGCGCCGATCACGTCGTCGACGCTGACCGAGGAAGACGTCGTCGCCACCATCGAGTACCTGGTCCGCCTGCACGAGGGCCAGGCCACGATGACGGTCCCCGGCGGCACCGAGGTGCCGGTGGAGACCGACGACATCGACCACTTCGGCAACCGCCGGCTGCGCACCGTGGGCGAGCTGATCCAGAACCAGATCCGGGTCGGCATGTCGCGGATGGAGCGCGTGGTCCGTGAGCGGATGACCACGCAGGACGTCGAGGCCATCACGCCGCAGACCCTGATCAACATCCGGCCGGTCGTCGCCGCGATCAAGGAGTTCTTCGGCACCAGCCAGCTGTCGCAGTTCATGGACCAGAACAACCCGCTGTCCGGGCTCACCCACAAGCGTCGCCTGTCGGCGCTGGGCCCCGGCGGTCTGTCCCGTGAGCGCGCCGGCCTGGAGGTCCGTGACGTGCACCCGTCGCACTACGGCCGCATGTGCCCGATCGAGACCCCGGAGGGTCCGAACATCGGTCTGATCGGCTCGCTGTCGGTGTACGCCCGGGTCAACCCGTTCGGCTTCATCGAGACGCCGTACCGCAAGGTCGTCGACGGTGTGGTCTCCGACGAGATCCACTACCTGACCGCCGACGAGGAGGACCGCCACGTCGTGGCGCAGGCCAACTCGCCGATCGACGACAAGGGCCGGTTCGAGGAGTCGCGTGTCCTGGTCCGCCGGAAGGCGGGCGAGGTCGAGTACGTGCCGTCGTCCGAGGTGGACTACATGGACGTGTCGCCGCGCCAGATGGTGTCGGTGGCCACGGCCATGATCCCGTTCCTCGAGCACGACGACGCCAACCGTGCCCTGATGGGTGCCAACATGCAGCGCCAGGCGGTTCCGCTGGTGCGCAGCGAGGCGCCGCTGGTGGGTACCGGCATGGAGCTGCGCGCGGCGATCGACGCCGGCGACGTGGTGGTGGCCGACAAGGCCGGCGTGATCGAGGAGGTCTCCGCCGACTACATCACCGTGATGGCCGACGACGGCACCCGGCACACCTACCGGATGCGCAAGTTCGAGCGGTCCAACCACGGCACCTGCGCCAACCAGTCGCCGATCGTCGACGCGGGGGAGCGGGTCGAGGCCGGCCAGGTCATCGCCGACGGTCCCTGCACCGAGAACGGTGAGATGGCGCTGGGCAAGAACCTGCTCGTGGCGATCATGCCGTGGGAAGGGCACAACTACGAGGACGCGATCATCCTCTCCAACCGGCTGGTTGAGGAGGACGTGCTCACCTCGATCCACATCGAGGAGCACGAGATCGACGCCCGCGACACCAAGCTGGGCGCCGAGGAGATCACCCGGGACATCCCGAACGTCTCCGACGAGGTGCTGGCCGACCTGGACGAGCGCGGCATCGTGCGCATCGGTGCCGAGGTCCGCGACGGCGACATCCTGGTCGGCAAGGTCACCCCGAAGGGTGAGACCGAGCTGACCCCGGAGGAGCGGCTGCTGCGCGCGATCTTCGGTGAGAAGGCCCGCGAGGTTCGCGACACCTCCCTGAAGGTGCCGCACGGCGAGTCCGGCAAGGTCATCGGCATCCGGGTGTTCTCCCGCGAGGACGACGACGAGCTGCCGGCCGGTGTCAACGAGCTGGTGCGCGTCTACGTGGCCCAGAAGCGCAAGATCTCCGACGGTGACAAGCTCGCCGGACGCCACGGCAACAAGGGCGTCATCGGCAAGATCCTGCCGCAGGAGGACATGCCGTTCCTGCCGGACGGCACCCCGGTGGACATCATCCTGAACACGCACGGTGTGCCGCGACGGATGAACATCGGCCAGATCCTGGAGACCCACCTCGGGTGGGTGGCCAAGTCCGGCTGGAACATCGAGGGTTCGCCCGAGTGGGCGGTCAACCTGCCCGAGCAGCTGCGGCACGCGCAGCCGGACCAGATCGTGTCGACGCCGGTGTTCGACGGCGCCAAGGAGGAGGAGCTGCAGGGCATGCTGTCCTGCACGCTGCCCAACCGCGACGGTGAGGTCATGGTCAACGGCGACGGCAAGGCGGTGCTGTTCGACGGCCGCAGTGGCGAGCCGTTCCCGTACCCGGTGACCGTGGGCTACATGTACATCATGAAGCTGCACCACCTGGTCGACGACAAGATCCACGCCCGCTCCACCGGTCCGTACTCGATGATCACGCAGCAGCCGCTGGGTGGTAAGGCGCAGTTCGGTGGTCAGCGCTTCGGTGAGATGGAGTGCTGGGCCATGCAGGCCTACGGCGCGGCGTACACGCTGCAGGAGCTGTTGACCATCAAGTCCGACGACACCGTCGGCCGGGTCAAGGTGTACGAGGCGATCGTCAAGGGCGAGAACATCCCGGAGCCGGGCATTCCCGAGTCCTTCAAGGTGTTGCTCAAGGAACTGCAGTCGCTGTGCCTCAACGTCGAGGTGCTCTCCTCGGACGGTGCGGCGATCGAGCTGCGCGAAGGCGAGGACGAGGACCTCGAGCGGGCGGCGGCGAACCTGGGAATCAACTTGTCCCGCAACGAATCTGCTTCAGTGGAGGACCTGGCGTAG
- a CDS encoding TetR/AcrR family transcriptional regulator has protein sequence MTSEVQRSVRDEMLHAAVGLLDEHGPDALQTRKVAGAAGTSTMAVYTHFGGMRGLIAAVAEEGLRQFDAALTVPPTADPVADLFVTGAAYRRYAIGRPHMYRLMFGSTSAHGINAPAHNVLTLSVAEIERSYPSFAHVVRGVHRCMLAGRITVGVANDDASVVATAAQFWALIHGFVMLELAGYYGDDDSAVAPVLGAMTTNLLVALGDSPERVARSLQSARR, from the coding sequence ATGACTTCAGAGGTTCAGCGCAGCGTTCGCGACGAGATGCTGCACGCCGCGGTCGGCCTGCTCGACGAGCACGGGCCCGACGCCCTGCAGACGCGCAAGGTGGCCGGCGCCGCGGGCACCTCCACGATGGCGGTGTACACGCACTTCGGCGGGATGCGGGGGCTGATCGCGGCGGTGGCCGAGGAGGGCCTGCGGCAGTTCGACGCCGCGCTGACGGTGCCGCCGACCGCCGACCCCGTCGCCGACTTGTTCGTCACCGGCGCCGCCTACCGCCGCTACGCCATCGGGCGCCCGCACATGTATCGGCTGATGTTCGGCAGCACCAGCGCGCACGGCATCAACGCGCCCGCCCACAACGTGCTGACGCTGAGCGTCGCCGAGATCGAGCGGAGCTACCCGAGCTTCGCGCACGTGGTGCGCGGGGTGCACCGGTGCATGCTGGCCGGCCGGATCACCGTGGGTGTCGCGAACGACGATGCGTCCGTCGTAGCCACCGCGGCGCAGTTCTGGGCGCTGATCCACGGGTTCGTCATGCTGGAGCTGGCCGGCTATTACGGCGACGACGACTCGGCGGTCGCACCGGTGCTTGGCGCGATGACGACGAACTTGCTTGTCGCGCTTGGCGATTCACCCGAGCGGGTGGCACGGTCGCTGCAGTCGGCCAGGCGCTGA
- a CDS encoding ABC transporter ATP-binding protein, with amino-acid sequence MGVAIEVNGLTKSFGSSRIWEDVTLEIPAGEVSVLLGPSGTGKSVFLKSLIGLLRPERGSVVIDGTDILQCTAKELYEIRTLFGVMFQDGALFGSMNLFDNAAFPLREHTKKKEGEIRDIVMEKLTLVGLGGDEKKFPGEISGGMRKRASLARALVMDPQIILCDEPDSGLDPVRTAYLSQLILDINAQIDATVLIVTHNINIARTVPDNMGMLFRRKLVMFGPREVLLTSDEPVVRQFLNGRRIGPIGMSEEKDEATMAEEQAALDAGQHAGGVEEIEGVPPQIVASPGMPERKAVARRQARVREILHTLPQKAQAAIIDDMEGTHKYRAHEVGD; translated from the coding sequence ATGGGCGTCGCTATCGAGGTGAATGGACTGACGAAGTCCTTCGGCTCCTCGAGGATTTGGGAAGACGTGACGCTGGAAATCCCCGCCGGGGAGGTCAGCGTCCTGCTGGGGCCGTCGGGTACCGGCAAATCGGTTTTTTTGAAGTCTCTGATCGGTCTGTTGCGGCCCGAGCGTGGCTCGGTGGTGATCGACGGCACCGACATCCTGCAATGTACGGCCAAGGAGCTCTACGAGATCCGCACGCTGTTCGGCGTGATGTTCCAGGACGGCGCGCTGTTCGGTTCGATGAACCTGTTCGACAACGCGGCGTTCCCGCTGCGCGAGCACACCAAGAAGAAGGAAGGCGAGATCCGTGACATCGTCATGGAGAAGCTGACCCTGGTCGGTCTCGGTGGCGACGAGAAGAAGTTCCCCGGCGAGATCTCCGGTGGTATGCGCAAGCGCGCCAGCCTGGCCCGCGCCCTGGTGATGGACCCGCAGATCATCCTCTGCGACGAGCCCGACTCCGGTCTGGACCCGGTCCGTACCGCGTACCTGAGCCAGTTGATCCTCGACATCAACGCCCAGATCGACGCCACGGTGCTGATCGTTACCCACAACATCAACATCGCCCGCACGGTGCCGGACAACATGGGCATGCTGTTCCGCCGCAAGCTGGTCATGTTCGGTCCGCGCGAGGTCCTGCTGACCAGCGACGAGCCGGTCGTGCGGCAGTTCCTCAACGGTCGCCGTATCGGGCCGATCGGCATGTCCGAGGAAAAGGACGAGGCCACCATGGCCGAGGAGCAGGCCGCGCTGGACGCCGGGCAGCACGCCGGCGGTGTCGAGGAGATCGAAGGGGTGCCCCCGCAGATCGTCGCGTCGCCGGGCATGCCGGAGCGCAAGGCGGTCGCCCGGCGTCAGGCGCGGGTGCGGGAGATCCTGCACACCCTGCCGCAGAAGGCACAGGCCGCGATCATCGACGACATGGAAGGCACCCACAAGTACCGGGCGCACGAGGTCGGCGACTAG
- a CDS encoding ROK family protein, translated as MLTLCLDIGGTKIAAALADSAGKLVYTAIRPTPVTPAAGDVWAVIEAMIADALRAADAAVGAVGIASAGPIDLRSGSVSPINIDSWDRFPLRDKVAAAVPGLPVVLAGDGVCMALGEHWIGAGKNAAPDARFLLGMVVSTGVGGGLVLDGVPYSGRTGNAGHVGHVVVELGGRPCTCGGHGCVETVASGPWMVRRARESGWSAPPEAGARDLAAAAAAGDPLAQRAFHRGGEALAAMIASVGAVCDLDLVVIGGGVAKSGPVLFDPLRAKLAEYAGLDFLSGLRVVPGELGGEAGLIGAARLATLAPGAMPRSLP; from the coding sequence AATAGCTGCCGCGCTGGCGGATTCGGCGGGAAAACTGGTCTATACCGCCATCCGTCCGACCCCGGTCACGCCCGCCGCCGGCGATGTGTGGGCCGTCATCGAGGCGATGATCGCCGACGCGCTGCGGGCGGCGGACGCTGCGGTCGGCGCCGTCGGGATCGCCTCGGCCGGGCCCATCGATCTGCGCAGCGGCTCGGTCAGCCCGATCAACATCGACAGCTGGGACCGTTTTCCGTTGCGCGACAAGGTCGCCGCGGCGGTGCCGGGATTGCCGGTGGTGCTTGCCGGTGACGGCGTCTGCATGGCGTTGGGGGAGCACTGGATCGGCGCGGGGAAGAACGCGGCCCCGGACGCCCGGTTCCTGCTGGGCATGGTGGTCTCCACCGGGGTGGGCGGCGGGCTGGTGCTCGACGGCGTCCCCTACTCGGGGCGCACCGGCAACGCCGGTCACGTCGGGCACGTGGTGGTCGAGCTGGGCGGGCGGCCCTGCACCTGCGGCGGCCACGGCTGCGTGGAGACCGTCGCGTCCGGGCCGTGGATGGTGCGCCGGGCGCGGGAGAGCGGATGGTCCGCGCCGCCCGAGGCGGGAGCCCGCGACCTGGCCGCCGCGGCGGCCGCCGGAGACCCGTTGGCCCAGCGGGCATTCCATCGGGGCGGCGAGGCGCTCGCCGCGATGATCGCCTCGGTCGGTGCGGTGTGCGATCTGGATCTCGTGGTGATCGGGGGAGGCGTCGCCAAATCCGGGCCGGTGCTCTTCGACCCGTTGCGGGCGAAGCTCGCCGAATACGCCGGGCTGGACTTCCTGTCCGGGCTGCGGGTGGTGCCGGGTGAGCTCGGCGGCGAGGCCGGCCTGATCGGCGCAGCCCGGCTGGCGACCCTCGCGCCCGGTGCCATGCCAAGGTCGTTGCCATGA
- a CDS encoding DUF1772 domain-containing protein, translating to MNNSIDALAVVVTGLMVGVELAVAVFFNPLIARLPDDGFRAARGGAARALGTTMPFWYAVTLLLVASLAIQERGEQRDWLCGIAAGLMAVVIVLTVALLVPINNRIAKWPSTGELSRELAARWDRRHRVRVILLLAVFVLLVLAVT from the coding sequence ATGAACAACAGCATCGACGCCCTCGCGGTCGTGGTCACCGGACTGATGGTTGGCGTGGAACTGGCGGTCGCGGTCTTCTTCAACCCGCTCATCGCCCGGCTGCCCGACGACGGGTTCCGGGCGGCCCGCGGCGGGGCCGCCCGGGCGCTGGGCACGACGATGCCGTTCTGGTATGCCGTCACCCTGCTGCTGGTGGCCTCGCTCGCCATCCAGGAGCGCGGCGAGCAGCGCGACTGGCTCTGCGGTATCGCGGCGGGGCTGATGGCCGTGGTGATAGTGCTGACGGTCGCGCTGCTGGTGCCGATCAACAACCGCATCGCGAAGTGGCCGAGCACCGGTGAGCTCTCGCGCGAGCTCGCCGCGCGCTGGGACCGGCGGCACCGGGTGCGGGTGATCCTGCTGCTGGCGGTGTTCGTCCTGCTGGTCCTGGCCGTCACCTGA